The following coding sequences are from one Mycolicibacterium aichiense window:
- the purU gene encoding formyltetrahydrofolate deformylase, whose protein sequence is MVFRHGVAPINGRHPQSAGTLSTQDVGRLLLHCADRPGLVAAVSAFLAQAGANIVSLDQHATQQSGGMFMQRTIFHLPGLSTARDTVERDFADRVASKFGMEFTLTEAARPKRVAIMTSTADHCLLDLLWRNRRGELDMSIAMVISNHPNLADQVRAFGVPFVHVPATKEIRAQAEARQLEMLRDNIDLVVLARYMQIVSPSFLAQVGCPLINIHHSFLPAFVGAAPYRRAKERGVKLVGATAHYVTESLDEGPIIEQDVVRVDHRHDVGDLTRLGADVERAVLSRAVLWHCQDRIIRNGNQTIVF, encoded by the coding sequence ATGGTGTTTCGACATGGTGTGGCGCCGATCAACGGCAGGCATCCGCAGAGCGCGGGGACGCTCTCCACGCAGGACGTCGGCCGGTTGTTACTGCACTGTGCTGATCGCCCTGGACTGGTGGCCGCGGTGAGCGCCTTCCTTGCGCAAGCCGGGGCCAACATCGTCTCGCTGGACCAGCATGCGACGCAGCAGTCCGGCGGAATGTTCATGCAGCGCACAATCTTTCATCTACCCGGATTGTCCACTGCGCGCGACACTGTGGAACGGGACTTCGCCGACCGGGTGGCCTCGAAGTTCGGCATGGAATTCACATTGACCGAAGCTGCCCGACCCAAGCGGGTGGCGATCATGACGTCGACGGCGGACCACTGTCTGCTGGACCTGCTGTGGCGCAACCGCCGTGGCGAGCTGGACATGTCGATTGCCATGGTGATCTCCAACCATCCGAACCTGGCCGATCAGGTCCGCGCTTTCGGTGTTCCGTTCGTACATGTGCCGGCAACCAAAGAGATCCGCGCGCAGGCCGAAGCGCGCCAACTCGAGATGTTGCGCGACAACATCGATCTCGTGGTGCTGGCTCGCTACATGCAAATCGTCTCGCCTTCGTTCCTGGCCCAGGTCGGCTGCCCGCTGATCAACATCCATCACTCGTTCCTGCCCGCATTCGTCGGCGCCGCGCCCTACCGCCGGGCGAAGGAACGCGGTGTGAAACTCGTGGGGGCCACAGCGCATTACGTGACCGAGTCGCTCGACGAGGGACCCATCATCGAACAGGACGTCGTGCGAGTGGACCACCGTCACGATGTCGGCGATCTGACCCGGCTCGGCGCGGACGTCGAGCGCGCCGTGCTCTCCCGTGCGGTGTTGTGGCACTGCCAGGACCGCATCATCCGAAACGGCAATCAGACGATCGTTTTCTGA
- a CDS encoding RND family transporter, translated as MGTQTEVPHRRGEASVEPKLGVARWIRRLAIPIILGWLAVIGALTVFVPPLDVVGEMRAVSLSPKESPSVIALMRSGEVFEESDSDNAVMIVLEGQRPLDAAARQYYDELITTLRADTTHVQHIQDFWGDPLTEAGALSSDGKAVYVQVALAGNMGESLGNASVAAVQRIVKDLPPPPGVKTFVTGGSAMQTDQQKEGGRSIQVVKIATVAVIICMLLFFYRSITTVGIVLVMLVMGLSVTQGAVAFLAYHNVIGLTTFVTQILVPLALAATTDYAIFLIGRYQEARVAGQDRESAYYTMFRGTAHVVLASGMTIAGATFCLTFTRLPYFHTLGIPLAVGMVVAVLSALTLGPSIVTVASRFGLLESKRAMRIRFWRRLGAVVVRWPGWVLFLTVFIALIGLIALPGYRPNYDDRKYLPADLPANEGFAAAERHFPVARMNPELLLIETGQDLRNPADFLVLERITKAVARVPGIGRVQSITRPDGKPLKYSTIPAQMSISGSLQTMNRSYMQDRMADMLVQGQDMQDTINTMTQMIGLMEQLSATTHDMVGKTEQTALDIAALRDHIADFDDFFRPIRSYLYWEPHCFDIPMCWAVRSTFDALDGVDTMADDIARLVPDLRDLDSIMPQMIPLMRSSIESMKRMRIMMLTLQSTQSGMQDQIAAMNDGSSAMAAAFNDSLNDDTFYAPPEIFDNDEIKRGMKNFISPNGHAARFIISHEQDPMSAEGIDRIDAIKNAVFEAIKGTPLEGSKVYLGGTASAFKDMEEGNSYDLRIAGLAALSLIFIIMLLITRALVAAAVIVGTVVLSLGASYGLSILLWQHILGMPLQFIVIAMAVIILLAVGADYNLLLVARMKEEIPAGINTGIIRAMGGSGSVVTAAGLVFAFTMMAMSVSSMKVIAQVGTTIGLGLMFDTLVIRAFMTPAIAALLGRWFWWPRVVRPRPLSSRPHGELLR; from the coding sequence GTGGGGACTCAGACCGAGGTACCGCACCGGCGGGGTGAGGCCTCCGTCGAGCCGAAACTCGGGGTGGCCCGCTGGATCCGGCGCCTGGCGATACCGATCATCCTCGGCTGGCTTGCCGTCATCGGAGCGCTGACCGTCTTCGTGCCGCCGCTGGACGTCGTTGGGGAGATGCGGGCGGTGTCATTGTCGCCGAAGGAATCCCCGTCGGTGATCGCCTTGATGCGCAGCGGCGAGGTCTTCGAGGAGTCCGATTCCGACAACGCGGTGATGATCGTCCTTGAGGGGCAGCGGCCCCTCGACGCGGCGGCCCGCCAGTACTACGACGAGTTGATCACCACGTTGCGCGCGGACACCACGCACGTGCAGCACATTCAAGACTTCTGGGGCGACCCGCTGACCGAGGCCGGCGCGCTCAGCTCCGACGGAAAAGCCGTGTACGTGCAAGTGGCGCTCGCCGGGAACATGGGTGAGTCGCTGGGCAACGCGTCGGTCGCGGCGGTCCAGAGAATCGTGAAAGACCTGCCTCCCCCGCCGGGGGTCAAGACGTTCGTGACCGGTGGTTCGGCGATGCAGACCGACCAGCAGAAAGAAGGCGGCCGCAGCATCCAGGTGGTGAAGATCGCCACCGTCGCCGTCATCATCTGCATGCTGCTGTTCTTCTACCGGTCGATCACCACAGTCGGAATCGTCCTGGTGATGCTCGTCATGGGGCTGTCGGTGACCCAGGGCGCGGTGGCATTCCTGGCGTATCACAACGTGATTGGTTTGACGACGTTCGTCACGCAGATCCTGGTACCGCTGGCGCTCGCCGCGACGACGGACTACGCCATCTTCCTCATCGGCCGCTACCAGGAAGCGCGCGTGGCCGGGCAGGACCGGGAGTCGGCCTATTACACGATGTTTCGTGGTACCGCGCACGTGGTGCTGGCCTCCGGTATGACGATCGCCGGCGCGACGTTCTGCCTGACGTTCACCCGGCTACCCTACTTCCACACGCTGGGCATACCGCTTGCCGTCGGCATGGTGGTTGCGGTGCTCTCCGCGCTGACGCTCGGGCCGTCGATCGTGACGGTGGCCAGTCGCTTCGGGCTGCTGGAGTCCAAGCGGGCGATGCGAATTCGGTTCTGGCGCAGGCTCGGCGCGGTGGTAGTGCGCTGGCCGGGGTGGGTGCTGTTTCTGACCGTCTTCATCGCGTTGATCGGGCTGATCGCGTTGCCCGGCTATCGGCCCAACTACGACGACCGGAAGTACCTGCCTGCCGACCTGCCAGCCAACGAGGGTTTCGCGGCGGCCGAGCGGCACTTCCCGGTCGCACGGATGAATCCGGAACTGTTGCTCATCGAGACCGGCCAGGACCTGCGCAACCCGGCAGACTTCTTGGTGCTCGAGCGGATCACCAAGGCGGTCGCGCGCGTTCCGGGTATCGGCCGCGTGCAGTCGATTACTCGCCCCGACGGAAAACCGTTGAAATACAGCACCATTCCAGCTCAGATGAGTATCAGCGGCTCGCTGCAGACGATGAACCGGTCGTACATGCAAGACCGCATGGCCGATATGCTGGTACAGGGTCAGGACATGCAGGACACCATCAACACAATGACCCAGATGATCGGTTTGATGGAGCAGCTCAGCGCTACGACGCACGACATGGTCGGCAAGACCGAGCAGACAGCGTTGGACATCGCGGCACTGCGTGACCACATCGCCGACTTCGACGACTTCTTCCGCCCGATCCGCAGCTACCTGTATTGGGAGCCGCACTGCTTCGACATTCCGATGTGCTGGGCGGTTCGGTCGACGTTTGACGCCCTCGACGGCGTCGACACCATGGCCGACGACATCGCGCGGTTGGTCCCTGATTTACGCGATCTCGATTCGATTATGCCCCAGATGATTCCGCTGATGCGATCATCGATCGAGTCGATGAAGCGGATGCGGATCATGATGCTGACGCTGCAATCCACCCAGTCCGGCATGCAGGATCAGATCGCCGCGATGAACGACGGCTCGTCGGCCATGGCCGCAGCGTTCAACGACTCCCTGAACGACGACACGTTCTACGCACCGCCGGAGATCTTCGACAACGACGAGATCAAGCGCGGCATGAAGAACTTCATCTCCCCTAACGGCCACGCGGCGCGGTTCATCATCTCCCACGAGCAGGACCCGATGTCGGCCGAGGGCATCGACCGCATCGACGCCATCAAGAACGCCGTCTTCGAGGCCATCAAGGGCACACCGCTGGAAGGCTCGAAGGTCTACCTCGGCGGTACCGCATCGGCGTTCAAGGACATGGAGGAAGGCAACTCCTACGACCTGAGGATCGCCGGACTGGCGGCGCTGTCGCTGATCTTCATCATCATGCTGCTGATCACCCGGGCTCTGGTCGCGGCGGCCGTGATCGTCGGCACCGTGGTGCTGTCCCTCGGAGCGTCCTACGGCTTGTCGATCCTGCTCTGGCAGCACATCCTCGGGATGCCGCTGCAGTTCATCGTGATCGCAATGGCGGTCATCATCCTGTTGGCCGTCGGCGCCGACTACAACCTGCTGCTGGTCGCCCGGATGAAAGAAGAGATACCCGCCGGCATCAACACCGGCATCATCCGGGCGATGGGCGGCAGCGGATCGGTAGTGACCGCGGCCGGTCTGGTGTTCGCCTTCACGATGATGGCGATGTCGGTCAGCAGCATGAAAGTCATCGCACAGGTCGGCACGACGATCGGACTCGGCCTGATGTTCGACACCCTGGTGATCCGGGCATTCATGACGCCGGCGATCGCCGCACTGCTCGGGCGGTGGTTTTGGTGGCCTCGTGTGGTGCGGCCGCGGCCGCTGTCCAGCAGACCGCACGGCGAGTTGCTCAGATAG
- a CDS encoding PGRS repeat-containing protein: MMVGSGCSATSALQVNASALTLNAPTPNMLAAAMFSPGGVNQPLYGLIGIAGQIPIVNIFIANGTNGAAGTGVNGGRAGLLIGYGGIGGSGSTGLAGGNGGAGGLFFGNGGGGGAGGTSAAGGNGGNAGSLALFGHGGSGGTGGNGSAGTAGTAGGGTAANGVTGTTGTTIGSTGSDGVNPTPSGPAGQPGVAGATNPVLGGNGTAGTDGNGGGEGGAGGAADGAAPVTQGGLGASGGNGTAGANGGAGGAGGESTNTAAGGVALGGNGANGGNGGTGNTNGGAGGAGGAATSTTGVGTGGTGGNGGNGGTGAAGQAGGTGSAGGAGTNGANGTNAGTNGTAGGPAGAGGNGGTGGLFGSGGAAGNGGTGGTGGVGGAGQAGGNGGTGGTGAAGGTGGAGDAGGNGGVGGAGGAGTGAGGTGVGGVGGTGGSGATGGPGGAGGTGGAGGTGGTGGTGAAGGTGGTGGTGATAGTPGRGGIFGRPGRTGTTGSTGATGTTGATGATGANGATGNTGATGASGANGANGTNGANGAKGASS, encoded by the coding sequence ATGATGGTGGGATCCGGATGTTCGGCAACCAGTGCTCTGCAGGTCAACGCCTCCGCACTCACACTGAACGCACCCACCCCGAATATGCTTGCCGCCGCGATGTTCAGCCCCGGTGGGGTGAATCAACCGCTGTACGGCCTCATCGGAATTGCCGGCCAGATCCCGATTGTGAACATCTTCATCGCTAACGGCACGAATGGCGCCGCGGGCACCGGCGTAAACGGCGGTCGTGCCGGATTGTTGATCGGCTATGGCGGTATCGGCGGTTCCGGCTCGACCGGGTTAGCCGGCGGTAATGGCGGAGCCGGCGGGCTGTTCTTCGGCAACGGCGGCGGCGGCGGCGCCGGCGGAACCAGTGCCGCAGGCGGCAACGGCGGAAACGCCGGGTCCTTGGCCCTGTTCGGACACGGCGGCAGCGGCGGCACAGGCGGCAACGGCTCCGCGGGCACGGCCGGCACGGCAGGTGGCGGCACCGCCGCGAACGGCGTGACCGGTACGACAGGTACGACGATCGGCTCGACGGGCTCGGACGGCGTGAATCCGACCCCGAGTGGCCCCGCAGGCCAACCAGGTGTGGCCGGCGCAACCAACCCGGTCCTCGGTGGTAACGGCACGGCCGGCACCGACGGCAACGGCGGTGGCGAAGGTGGCGCTGGCGGCGCTGCGGACGGAGCTGCACCTGTGACACAAGGTGGCCTAGGTGCCAGTGGTGGCAACGGCACCGCAGGTGCCAACGGTGGCGCCGGTGGCGCCGGCGGTGAGTCGACCAACACCGCTGCTGGCGGAGTGGCGCTGGGCGGTAATGGTGCCAATGGCGGCAACGGCGGAACCGGTAACACCAACGGTGGTGCCGGCGGAGCCGGTGGCGCCGCGACCAGCACCACGGGGGTCGGAACTGGTGGCACGGGTGGCAACGGCGGCAACGGGGGAACCGGTGCGGCAGGTCAGGCCGGCGGAACCGGAAGTGCCGGCGGAGCCGGCACCAACGGCGCCAACGGCACCAACGCCGGAACCAACGGCACTGCGGGTGGACCCGCAGGCGCCGGCGGTAACGGTGGCACAGGTGGCCTCTTCGGTTCGGGCGGTGCGGCCGGCAACGGTGGCACCGGCGGGACCGGCGGCGTGGGCGGCGCAGGTCAAGCCGGCGGTAACGGTGGCACAGGCGGAACGGGTGCTGCAGGCGGGACCGGTGGAGCCGGTGACGCTGGTGGTAACGGTGGCGTCGGCGGTGCCGGCGGTGCCGGGACAGGCGCCGGCGGAACCGGTGTCGGTGGTGTCGGTGGGACCGGCGGCTCGGGCGCTACAGGCGGTCCGGGCGGTGCGGGTGGTACCGGTGGCGCTGGCGGAACCGGCGGAACCGGTGGAACCGGTGCTGCTGGCGGAACCGGCGGAACCGGTGGAACCGGTGCTACAGCCGGAACCCCGGGACGCGGCGGTATCTTCGGCCGCCCGGGCCGTACCGGCACAACGGGCAGCACTGGCGCGACCGGCACCACCGGAGCGACCGGGGCGACCGGAGCCAATGGTGCGACCGGGAACACCGGCGCAACCGGCGCTTCCGGCGCCAATGGGGCCAACGGCACCAACGGTGCCAACGGCGCCAAGGGTGCATCGTCATAA
- a CDS encoding RND family transporter, whose protein sequence is MSTPIEERVIHDEPPQRAALAKWIRRLAVPIILGWLGLIVVLNVSVPQLEAVGKLRAVSMSPKEAPSVIAMMRSGKVFEESDSDSSAMIVLEGDQPLGDDAHRFYNEMIAALRADTTHVQHIQDFWGDPLTEAGALSADSKAVYVQVALAGNMGETLGNDSVEAVQKIVKGLSPPPGVKVFVTGGPALQADQQHAGDKSIRIIELTTIGVIVIMLLFFYRSFITVGLVLVMLILGLTVTRGAVAFLGYHNLIGLSPFATQLLVTLAIAATTDYAIFLIGRYQEARSVGESREDAYYTMYHGTAHVVLGSGMTIAGATFCLSFTRLPYFKSLGVPLAVGMVVAVVSALTLGAAIVTVASRFGLLEPKRAMRIRFWRRLGAAVVRWPAAILFSTVMIALIGLITLPGYQPNYNDRKYLPADLPANEGFAAAERHFPIARMNPEMLLLETDQDVRNSADFLVIEKISKAIAKVPGIGRVQSITRPAGKPLKYSTIPSQMSMGGTNQTMNRSYMQERMADMLVQGEQMQDTINTMTQMIALMQELSGVTHDMVGKTDKTAQDIAELRDHISDFDDFFRPIRSYLYWEPHCYDIPLCWSTRSVFDTLDGVDKMTDDIQQLLPDMHALDAVMPQMIPLMNSSIESMKTMRIMMLTQQATQAGQQDQQAALSENQAAMGAAFNDSLNDDTFYLPPEIFDNDEFKRGIKNFISPNGHAVRFIISHEDDPLSADGINRIDAIKNAVFEAIKGTPLEGSKVYLGGTASAFKDMQEGNKYDLLIAGVAALSLIFIIMLLITRAIVAAAVIVGTVVLSLGASFGLSVLLWQHILGIELQFMVMAMAVIILLAVGADYNLLLVARMKEEIPAGINTGIIRAMGGSGSVVTAAGLVFAFTMISMSVSAMVVVAQVGTTIGLGLLFDTLVVRAFMTPAIAALMGPWFWWPQIVRPKPLSKRPHGQLLR, encoded by the coding sequence GTGAGCACCCCTATCGAAGAACGCGTGATCCACGACGAGCCGCCGCAGCGCGCGGCGCTGGCCAAGTGGATCCGCCGCTTGGCGGTGCCGATCATCCTGGGTTGGCTCGGGCTGATCGTGGTTCTGAACGTCTCGGTTCCGCAGCTGGAAGCGGTCGGCAAGCTGCGAGCGGTGTCGATGTCGCCGAAGGAGGCGCCGTCGGTCATCGCGATGATGCGCTCGGGCAAGGTCTTCGAGGAATCCGACTCCGACAGTTCGGCGATGATCGTGCTGGAAGGCGATCAGCCCCTCGGCGATGACGCGCACCGCTTCTACAACGAGATGATCGCCGCGCTGCGGGCCGACACCACGCACGTGCAGCACATCCAGGACTTCTGGGGTGATCCGCTCACCGAAGCCGGGGCGTTGAGCGCCGACTCGAAAGCCGTTTACGTCCAGGTGGCGCTCGCCGGAAATATGGGCGAGACGCTGGGCAATGATTCGGTGGAGGCGGTCCAGAAGATCGTCAAGGGCTTGTCACCGCCGCCGGGCGTCAAGGTCTTCGTGACCGGCGGCCCCGCGCTGCAGGCCGACCAGCAGCATGCCGGTGACAAGAGCATCCGGATCATCGAGCTGACCACCATCGGCGTGATCGTCATCATGCTGTTGTTCTTCTATCGATCGTTCATCACCGTCGGACTGGTCCTGGTGATGCTGATCTTGGGCCTGACGGTGACCCGCGGTGCCGTCGCCTTCTTGGGCTACCACAACCTCATCGGCCTATCGCCGTTCGCGACACAGCTATTGGTGACATTGGCGATAGCGGCGACAACGGACTATGCGATCTTCCTGATCGGGCGATATCAAGAGGCCAGATCAGTCGGCGAGAGCCGCGAAGACGCCTACTACACGATGTACCACGGCACAGCGCACGTGGTGCTCGGCTCGGGCATGACGATCGCCGGCGCGACGTTCTGCCTGTCCTTCACCAGACTGCCGTACTTCAAGTCGCTCGGTGTTCCGCTGGCTGTCGGCATGGTGGTCGCCGTGGTGTCGGCGTTGACCCTCGGCGCGGCGATCGTCACGGTGGCCAGCCGGTTCGGGCTGCTCGAACCCAAACGGGCGATGCGGATTCGGTTCTGGCGTCGCCTCGGGGCGGCCGTCGTGCGCTGGCCCGCGGCCATCCTCTTCTCGACGGTGATGATCGCCTTGATCGGGTTGATCACGTTGCCGGGCTACCAGCCGAACTACAACGACAGGAAGTATCTACCCGCGGACCTGCCGGCCAACGAGGGCTTCGCCGCCGCCGAGCGACACTTTCCCATCGCCCGGATGAATCCCGAGATGCTGCTGCTGGAAACCGACCAGGATGTGCGCAACTCGGCTGACTTCCTGGTGATCGAGAAGATCAGCAAGGCGATCGCCAAGGTGCCGGGGATCGGCCGGGTTCAATCGATCACACGCCCCGCCGGTAAACCGTTGAAATACAGCACGATTCCGTCGCAGATGAGCATGGGCGGCACCAACCAGACGATGAACCGGTCATACATGCAGGAGCGGATGGCCGACATGCTGGTTCAGGGCGAGCAGATGCAAGACACCATCAACACGATGACGCAGATGATCGCGCTGATGCAGGAATTGAGCGGCGTCACTCACGACATGGTGGGCAAGACCGACAAGACGGCGCAGGATATCGCGGAGTTGCGTGACCACATCTCCGACTTCGACGACTTCTTCCGCCCGATCCGCAGCTACCTGTACTGGGAGCCGCACTGCTACGACATTCCGCTGTGCTGGTCGACCCGGTCGGTCTTCGACACTCTCGACGGCGTGGACAAGATGACCGACGACATCCAGCAACTGTTGCCGGACATGCATGCGCTCGATGCCGTTATGCCGCAAATGATTCCGCTGATGAACTCGTCGATCGAGTCGATGAAGACCATGCGCATCATGATGCTGACCCAGCAGGCCACCCAGGCCGGGCAGCAGGATCAGCAGGCAGCTTTGAGCGAGAACCAGGCAGCGATGGGCGCCGCTTTCAATGATTCACTGAACGACGACACGTTCTACCTGCCGCCGGAGATATTCGACAACGACGAATTCAAGCGCGGCATCAAGAATTTCATCTCCCCCAACGGCCACGCCGTCCGGTTCATCATCTCCCACGAGGACGACCCGCTGTCGGCTGACGGCATCAACCGCATAGACGCCATCAAGAACGCCGTCTTCGAAGCCATCAAGGGCACACCGCTGGAAGGCTCGAAGGTCTACCTCGGTGGCACCGCATCGGCCTTCAAGGACATGCAGGAGGGCAACAAGTACGACCTGTTGATCGCCGGTGTCGCGGCACTGTCGCTGATCTTCATCATCATGCTCCTGATCACCCGGGCCATCGTGGCCGCGGCGGTGATCGTGGGCACCGTCGTGCTGTCGCTCGGGGCGTCATTCGGGTTGTCGGTGCTGTTATGGCAGCACATCCTGGGCATCGAGCTGCAGTTCATGGTCATGGCGATGGCCGTGATCATCTTGTTGGCGGTCGGCGCCGACTACAACCTGCTTCTGGTCGCCCGGATGAAAGAAGAGATACCGGCCGGCATCAACACCGGCATCATCCGGGCGATGGGCGGCAGCGGATCGGTGGTGACCGCGGCGGGCCTGGTGTTTGCCTTCACCATGATCTCGATGTCGGTGAGCGCCATGGTCGTGGTGGCCCAGGTGGGCACGACGATCGGGCTCGGCCTGCTGTTCGACACCCTGGTGGTGCGCGCATTCATGACGCCGGCGATCGCAGCGCTGATGGGGCCGTGGTTCTGGTGGCCGCAAATCGTTCGGCCCAAACCGCTGTCGAAGCGTCCGCACGGTCAATTGCTGCGCTAG
- a CDS encoding SfnB family sulfur acquisition oxidoreductase produces MTAISACPVLSETSAITVAAELAADFASGAAGRDRDRELPFAEIDRLSASGLLAITVPAAYGGAGLPASAVAEVVRILATGDPNIAQIPHSHFVYINLLRLAGSDDQLRHHAALILRGARIANAQSERSSATVADIATTVRPDGGRFRIDGAKYYCTGSLFADTLAVLTRLDDPDGDSGLADGHYVAFLPADTPGVRIVDDWQALGQRTTASGTVIFDGVVVEQSALVPRAPAVSVPTGYGAFAQLLHAAIDTGIARGALAAAASFVRDKSRPWFEAGVAHAADDPLLIQRFGELAVAVQAAEAALAVAGAKVDDAPPAEASLAVAGAKILADNAANEVSGALFEVGGTRSAAAELNLDHFWRNARTHTLHDPVRWKYQHLGRAVLHGTPPPLHSAI; encoded by the coding sequence ATGACCGCGATCTCTGCCTGTCCGGTCCTCTCGGAGACATCTGCGATCACGGTGGCCGCCGAACTCGCCGCCGACTTCGCCAGCGGCGCTGCGGGCCGGGACCGCGACCGCGAGTTGCCGTTCGCCGAGATCGACCGGCTCTCTGCCAGCGGCCTGCTGGCCATCACGGTGCCCGCCGCCTATGGCGGGGCGGGACTGCCGGCCAGTGCGGTCGCCGAGGTGGTCCGCATCCTGGCGACCGGGGATCCGAACATCGCCCAGATCCCGCACAGTCATTTCGTGTACATCAATCTGCTGCGACTGGCCGGGTCGGACGATCAACTACGGCACCACGCGGCCCTGATCCTGCGCGGCGCACGAATCGCCAACGCACAATCCGAACGCAGCAGCGCGACGGTCGCCGATATCGCGACCACCGTCCGGCCCGACGGCGGCCGGTTCCGAATCGACGGCGCCAAGTACTACTGCACCGGCTCGCTGTTCGCTGACACGCTGGCGGTGCTGACCCGTCTTGACGACCCGGACGGTGACAGCGGCTTGGCCGACGGTCACTACGTCGCCTTCCTGCCCGCCGACACCCCCGGAGTGCGAATCGTCGACGATTGGCAGGCGTTGGGCCAGCGGACCACCGCCAGCGGCACGGTCATCTTCGACGGCGTTGTCGTCGAGCAGTCCGCGCTTGTCCCACGTGCTCCCGCGGTCAGCGTCCCGACCGGGTACGGGGCGTTCGCGCAGCTGTTGCACGCCGCGATCGACACCGGCATCGCCAGGGGCGCGTTGGCGGCGGCCGCGTCCTTCGTTCGGGACAAGAGCAGGCCGTGGTTCGAGGCCGGGGTGGCGCACGCCGCCGACGATCCCCTGCTGATCCAGCGGTTCGGCGAACTGGCGGTTGCTGTTCAGGCCGCCGAGGCCGCGCTCGCGGTCGCGGGCGCCAAGGTCGACGACGCGCCCCCGGCCGAGGCCTCGCTGGCCGTCGCGGGCGCCAAAATCCTGGCCGACAACGCCGCCAACGAGGTGTCCGGCGCGCTGTTCGAGGTCGGCGGAACCCGTAGCGCGGCGGCAGAGCTCAATCTGGATCATTTTTGGCGCAATGCCCGTACCCACACGCTGCACGACCCGGTGCGGTGGAAGTACCAGCACCTCGGCCGCGCGGTCCTGCACGGGACGCCGCCGCCATTGCATTCAGCGATCTGA
- a CDS encoding ABC transporter ATP-binding protein: MSSPSRATVPAPVSASHTDGGIRVRGVEHRYGTTTALGPLDLDVEPGSFLVLVGASGCGKSTLLRLIAGFESPSGGELTVAGRRPVPGQTAGVVFQQPRLFPWRTVGGNVELALKYAGTPRERRPERRDELLSRVGLKDIAHRKIWEISGGQQQRVAIARALASERSETSLLLLDEPFAALDALTRERLQEDVRQVSAESGRTTVFVTHSADEAAFLGSRIVVLTHRPGRVALDLSVDLPRSGIDAEELRRSSEYVRLRQEVSRAVKAAAVEPA, from the coding sequence ATGTCATCGCCCAGTAGGGCGACGGTGCCTGCCCCGGTATCGGCGTCGCACACCGACGGCGGCATCCGCGTTCGCGGCGTCGAGCACCGGTACGGCACCACGACGGCGCTGGGGCCGCTGGATCTCGACGTCGAGCCCGGCTCGTTTCTGGTTTTGGTCGGCGCATCGGGGTGCGGGAAGAGCACCCTGCTGCGGCTGATCGCCGGCTTCGAATCACCCAGCGGCGGTGAGCTGACGGTGGCGGGCCGGCGCCCGGTCCCGGGCCAGACAGCCGGCGTGGTGTTCCAGCAGCCGCGGCTGTTTCCGTGGCGCACCGTCGGCGGCAATGTGGAACTGGCATTGAAGTACGCAGGCACCCCACGCGAGCGGCGGCCCGAGCGGCGCGACGAATTGCTCAGCAGGGTCGGCCTGAAAGACATTGCGCACCGCAAGATCTGGGAGATCAGCGGCGGTCAGCAGCAGCGTGTCGCGATCGCGCGGGCGCTGGCCTCCGAACGGTCGGAAACCTCCCTGCTGCTGCTCGACGAGCCGTTCGCAGCGCTCGACGCACTGACCCGGGAGCGGCTGCAGGAGGACGTCCGCCAGGTCAGCGCGGAGTCCGGCCGCACCACCGTATTCGTGACGCACAGTGCCGACGAGGCCGCGTTCCTGGGATCGCGCATCGTGGTGCTCACCCACCGTCCGGGCCGCGTCGCCCTGGACCTGTCGGTGGACCTGCCCCGCAGCGGGATCGACGCCGAGGAACTGCGCCGCAGCTCCGAATACGTTCGGCTGCGCCAGGAGGTCAGTCGAGCGGTCAAGGCAGCGGCGGTCGAGCCGGCATGA